The DNA sequence GTGGACGTCCGGATCGTCGACCCGGTCACGCTCGAAGACGCCGACGCCGGCGAAGTCTGGATCCGCACCGACCAGCGGATGGCGGGCTACCTCGGCAAGCCGGAGGCGACCGCGGAGACCGTTGTGGACGGCTGGGTGCGCACCGGCGACGTCGGCCGCCTCGACGACGGCGGGTTCCTGTTCCTCGAGGACCGCGTGAAGGACATGATCATCACTGGCGGCGAGAACGTGTACTCGCCCGAGGTCGAGCGGGTCGTCGCGGAGTTCCCCGGCGTCGCCGAGGTGGCCGTGATCGGCGTCCCGGACGACCGGTGGGGTGAGCAGGTCAAGGCCGTCGTGGCCGGTGATCAGCTCGACGCCGACAAGCTCATGGAGTTCTGCCGCGAGCACCTGGCCCACTACAAGTGCCCGCGCAGTGTCGACGTCGTGGAAGCGTTGCCGCGCAACGCGACCGGCAAGATCCTGAAACGCTCACTGCGCGAGCCGTATTGGCGGGACCGGAGCCGGAACGTCTGATGCCGCCGGTCACGCGGCAGGCCTACTTCGAGGCCGCGCTGAAGGTGCTGGCCGAGCACGGGTTCACCGAGCTGAACGTCGGCCGGCTCTGCCGCGACCTCGGCGTCACGAGCGGGTCGTTCTACCATCACTTCGGCGGCTGGCCGGGCTTCGTGGAGCAACTGCTGGACCACTGGGAGAACCGGCAGGTGCTGATCCTGCGCGAGCGGGACTTCGGCACCGGCGGGCCGTCGGCGGACTTCGCCGCGCTGATGGACCTGACCCTCGGCCTGCACCACGAGGCCGAGGCGGCCATCCGGGCGTGGGGGATGAACGACGAGAGCGTGCGCGCGGCGCAGAAACGCGTCGACGAGGCCCGCGTCCGGACGGTCGGCAGGGCGGTCAAGGGCATCGTCGGCGACCGTGCGCTGGCCCGGACGCTGACGTCGCTGGGAATGGCGATGCTCGTCGGGCACCAGCAGCTCGCGTCGGCGGGGGAGCACAGCGAGCTGGCGGCGCTGCTGGCCGAGTACACCCGGCTGGTGCACTCCCGCGGCTCGTGAGTGGTCAGGGCGGTTCTAACCGCCCTGACCACTCACGACAAGCCGGGGTCAGGCGTTGCCGAGGATCCGGTTCACGGTGATCTCGAGGACCACCCGCTGCGGGTTCGGCTTCGGCTGGCGGTAGCGCGCGGCGTAGCGGTTTTCCGCGTCCCGCACGGATTCCGGGTCGTCGCGCAACACCGCGCGTCCCTCTAAAGTGGACCACTTCGGGCCTTCGAGCTGGCAGACGGCGACCGCGATCCCGTCGGCGCCCGCGGCCCGGGTCAGCCGGGCCTTGACCGACGAGTCGAACGTGATCACCCGGGCGAGGCCGGCTTCGAAGTCGACGGTCACGCCGACCGCGACGACGTGCGGGGTGCCGTCCGGGCGGACGGTCGTCAGGGACGCCAGGCGCCGTTCGGTCCAGAAGGCGCGGAAGTCCGCGCCGCGGTCGATCTCCATGCCCCCACGCTAGTCCGTCCGGGCGAGCGGGGGACCGTGAAACCACTCACGGTAATTGTAAGGAAAGTTTCCTAACGGTCTTGACCTGCTCTTGAACTTTCTGTCACTCTCGGAACCGCTGTCGCCGCAGCCGAAACGATGTCCTTTACGGAGGAGCGATGAAGAAGATCGTCCGGGCGGTGGTGGCCACGGCCGCGCTGGCCGCCGGGCTGCTGAGCGTGCCCGCGACCGCGTCCGCAGCCGGCACCCCGTACGTGCCGGGCACCTTGCGGCCCTCGGTCTCGCAGGCCACCCAGGACCAGGTGCTCCAGAAGTACTACGACTTCTGGAAGAAGAACTTCCTGACGACCAAGTGCGGCAGCGGCACCTACGCCGTGCTGTCCAAGGACGCCGACCACTCCTTCGTCGCCGAGGGCGAGGGTTACGGCGTGACGATCTCGGCGATGATGGCCGACAAGGACCCGCAGGCCCGCGCGATCGTCGACGGGATCGTGAAGTTCGTCAAGGCCCACCCGTCGGTCAACAACAAGGACCTGCACGCGGCCGAGCAGGACGCGAACTGCAAGAGCGTCAACGGCAGCGACTCGGCCACCGACGGCGACCTCGAAATCGCGTACGGCCTGCTGATCGCGGACACGAAGTGGGGCAGCGCCGGCTCGGTCGACTACAAGGCCGAGGCCGTCCGGAT is a window from the Amycolatopsis sp. NBC_00355 genome containing:
- a CDS encoding TetR/AcrR family transcriptional regulator gives rise to the protein MPPVTRQAYFEAALKVLAEHGFTELNVGRLCRDLGVTSGSFYHHFGGWPGFVEQLLDHWENRQVLILRERDFGTGGPSADFAALMDLTLGLHHEAEAAIRAWGMNDESVRAAQKRVDEARVRTVGRAVKGIVGDRALARTLTSLGMAMLVGHQQLASAGEHSELAALLAEYTRLVHSRGS
- a CDS encoding TIGR03618 family F420-dependent PPOX class oxidoreductase yields the protein MEIDRGADFRAFWTERRLASLTTVRPDGTPHVVAVGVTVDFEAGLARVITFDSSVKARLTRAAGADGIAVAVCQLEGPKWSTLEGRAVLRDDPESVRDAENRYAARYRQPKPNPQRVVLEITVNRILGNA